A single region of the Prochlorococcus marinus str. MIT 0917 genome encodes:
- a CDS encoding glycosyl hydrolase family 57 has product MKNKDLPPICGFEFEINKLVNKERESRQFEKKSRLENVNSGFACALHMHQPTIPAGKNGELISHLQYMFEHTSEGDNHNAEPFAQCYKRLAEIIPSLIDEGYDPKIMLDYSGNLLWGIEQMGREDILASLKLLTCDCTVQPHVEWLGTFWSHAVASSTPPSDFKLQITAWQHHFSSLFGEDALSRVNGFSLPEMHLPNHPDVLFQLIKALKECGYRWVMVQEHSVQNIDGSNLRDEQKYIPNMLKAQSSNGETISILSLIKTQGSDTKLVGQMQPYYEAVGLSKQNLGQQIIPTLVSQIADGENGGVMMNEFPQAFIQAYKKIGPKTNTSPTIAMNGSEYLDFIETLNIDEDSYPLIQAINQHKIWEKISGPITPISFKKAIDELEEEDQSFSLSGASWTNDLSWEDGYKNVLEPISKLSSHFHQTFDHLIDQNPSLTKNDRYQEALLYLLLLETSCFRYWGQGTWTEYAKTIFKKGEEVLRDIEMSAQKI; this is encoded by the coding sequence ATGAAGAACAAAGACTTACCACCGATATGTGGTTTTGAATTTGAAATTAATAAGTTAGTAAATAAGGAAAGAGAAAGTAGACAATTCGAGAAAAAGTCAAGGTTAGAGAATGTTAATTCAGGATTTGCATGTGCCCTCCATATGCATCAACCAACAATTCCAGCAGGTAAGAATGGAGAGCTTATTTCACATTTGCAATATATGTTTGAACACACTTCAGAAGGAGATAATCACAATGCCGAACCATTCGCTCAATGCTATAAACGTCTAGCTGAAATCATTCCAAGCCTGATAGATGAAGGATATGATCCCAAAATAATGCTTGATTACTCCGGTAATCTTCTTTGGGGAATCGAACAAATGGGTCGCGAGGATATTCTCGCTTCGTTAAAGCTCCTAACGTGTGATTGCACAGTTCAACCACATGTTGAGTGGCTAGGAACCTTTTGGAGTCATGCAGTAGCCTCTTCAACTCCACCTTCTGACTTTAAATTACAGATAACAGCCTGGCAGCACCACTTTTCGTCATTATTTGGAGAAGATGCATTGAGTCGAGTAAATGGGTTCTCTCTTCCTGAGATGCATCTTCCAAATCATCCGGATGTTCTATTTCAATTAATCAAAGCACTTAAGGAATGTGGATATCGTTGGGTAATGGTTCAAGAACATAGTGTTCAAAATATAGATGGCTCTAATCTAAGAGACGAGCAAAAATATATTCCCAATATGCTCAAAGCTCAAAGTAGTAATGGAGAGACCATCTCTATTCTTTCACTAATAAAAACTCAAGGATCAGATACAAAGCTTGTTGGGCAAATGCAACCTTATTACGAGGCAGTGGGGTTATCTAAACAGAATTTAGGGCAACAGATTATTCCCACTCTTGTTTCCCAAATAGCTGACGGAGAAAATGGCGGAGTAATGATGAACGAATTTCCTCAAGCATTTATTCAAGCATATAAAAAAATTGGTCCAAAAACGAATACAAGTCCCACAATTGCTATGAACGGATCTGAATACCTCGACTTCATAGAGACATTAAATATAGATGAAGATAGTTACCCATTGATACAAGCAATCAATCAACACAAAATATGGGAAAAAATATCAGGCCCAATAACACCAATTTCGTTTAAAAAAGCAATCGATGAATTAGAAGAAGAAGACCAATCTTTTTCTTTGAGTGGAGCCAGCTGGACTAACGATTTGAGTTGGGAAGATGGATATAAAAATGTTTTAGAACCAATTTCAAAACTTAGTTCCCATTTTCACCAAACATTTGACCATTTGATAGATCAAAATCCATCGTTAACAAAAAACGATAGATATCAAGAAGCGCTCCTATACCTTTTGCTATTAGAAACTAGCTGCTTCCGTTATTGGGGACAGGGGACTTGGACTGAATACGCTAAAACGATCTTCAAAAAAGGTGAAGAAGTTCTTAGAGACATAGAAATGTCAGCACAGAAAATTTAA